The Desulfomicrobium escambiense DSM 10707 genome segment TGGGTCAGGACGATGGTCGGCTTGCCGTGGAGGGTTCCGCCGGGGTCCATGAGCTCCATACAGGCGAAGTCGCCGAAGTCCGTGTCGAGGATGACGAGGTCGAACCCCTCGCCCTCAAGCCCCAGGCAGTCCATGCATTCGGCCGTTTCGCAGGGCAGGCCCCAGAATTCGAGCAGGCGGCGGACCTGGCGGCGGATGAGACGGTTGTTGGCCACGACCAGGACCTTGGCCGCGTTGTCGAAGACTCCGGCGTGGGTCGTGTCGGCCGGGGCGACAAGCCCCATGCGCGCCGTGAACTCGAAGGCGCTGCCTTGGCCTGGGGCGCTCTCCACGTTGATGTCGCCGCCCATGAGCCGCACGAGCTTGCGGGCGATGGACAGGCCCAGCCCCGTGCCGCCGTAGACGCGGGTGGAGGAGCTGTCGACCTGGGTGAAGTCCTCGAAGATGGCGGAGAGCTTGTCCGGGGGGATGCCGATGCCCGTGTCCTCGACGCGGAAGCGCAGCAGGCACGAGTCTTCGCGGACTTCAGCGACCTCGCAGGAGCAGCAGACATGACCTGACGGCGTGAATTTGAGGGCGTTGCCGAGCAGGTTGATGAGAATCTGGCGCAGGCGGATGGGGTCTCCGCGTACTTCGCGGGGCAGGTCGCAGGGCAGGAGGCAGACGAGTTCGAGGCCCTTTTCGGCGGCGGTGAGACCGAGGGTGCCGACGGTGCGTTCGATGGCGGCGCGCAGGTCGAAGTCGCGCGGTTCCAGTTCGAACTGACCGGCCTCGATCTTGGACAGGTCCAGGACGCCGTTGATCAGGTCCAGCAGGGCTTCGGAGGCCGTCTTGACGATGTTCAGGGCGCGGCGTTGCTCGGCGGCCAGTTTCGTGTTCAGGACCACGTCCGTCATGCCGATGATGGCGTTCATGGGAGTGCGGATCTCGTGGCTGAAATTGGCCAGGAACTGGGACTTCACGCGGCTGGCGGTTTCGGCCTGTCGTCTGGCTTCGTCCAGCTCGGCCACCAGCCGGGCCAGGTGCTCCGCGCTTTCGGGCAGGTGCGTGCTTTCGGTGTTCATGAGGATTCTCCCCGGCGCGGCGCCTTGGCGGCGTCCGCTGCCTGTGTGCGCGGGCGCGACTGCGCGAGCTTACCCGAAACCGCCTCCGATTCCAACCGCGGGACCCGGTCCGGCGGCGAAACGGCTGCAGTCCGAAATTTGAAATCTCAAATTGTTTTCTTTTGCCGGAATCTTAGGTAGGGTTGCAGAGATTCGAGCATCGTTAAACCGATGGATGTCATTTGCGCATGAACACACTGCCCATACGCGTCGCCGTTTTCCTGTTCTGCATTTTCGCGGCCTGCCCGACCGGCGCCTTTTCCGCCGAACCCGAGACCATCCGCCACAAGGTCGTCGCCGGGGACACTATCCGCGGCCTGATCCTTGAAACCAACTGCATCTCGTCGATGTCCGAGTACACGCGCGCCCGCGAGGCCTTTGCCGGGCTCAACCCCGGCCTCTCCCATTCCGAAATGCTCAAGCCCGGAACCGAGGTGCCGGTCCCGGTCCTCTTCAGGAACAAGGGCTGCCTCGATTTTCGCGAGCAACGCGTGGTGCGGGTCGACTTCGAGAGCCGGGGAAACATGGAGAAAGTCTTCGTCTATCTCGACGGCCCCGTGTTGCCCGATGTCTTCACCCTCAGGCAGACGCAGCCCGTGCGCGTGGTCTGCGATTTCGACGGCGCCCTGCCCGAGGCGGGGCTGCAGCGCGACGTCGATGTGCAGGGACGCATGATCCGCAGGATTCGTCTCGGGCACGAGGACAAGCCCTTCAAGCGCGCCCGGGTCGTGCTCGACGTGGACGACGCCGTGGCCGGCCGCGTCGAACTGGAATTCTTCGAACAGACCAGCCTCTTCGTCCTGACGATCCACGAGGCCGCGAAAAACTGACCCTCCTTCCAGAACCCCTTCCCGGGCTCTTCCGGCCCGCCCGCAAGGACACCGCATGTACGTCCACGTCCCGCCCGAGGAGATCGAGCCCCGGTCCCTGGCCATCATCGACGCCGAAGTTCCCGAGCCGCGCCCCTTCGCCGGAGAGCAGTGGGCCGTGGCCCGGCGCATGGTCCACACCACGGCGGATTTCGACCTCCTGAACCACATCCGCTTCCACCCGGACGCCGTGCGCGCCGGCATGAACGCGCTGCGCGCGGGCGCGGACATCGTCACGGACACGCGCATGGCCCTCTCGGGCATCCCGGCCCGCCGCCTGACCCCGCTGGGCTGCGCCGCGCGCTGCCTCATGGACGAGCCGCGGGTGGCGGCCAGGGCAAAGGCCGAGGGCGTGACGCGGGCCTGGGCGGCCGTGGACGAGGTCATGGACTGCGGCGGGGCGGACATCTTCGTCATCGGCAACGCGCCCACGGCCCTGTACCGCCTGCTGGAGCGCGTCGCCCTCGGCGCGCGGCCGCCGAAGCTCGTCGTCGGCATGCCCGTGGGCTTCGTCAACGCGGCCGAGTCCAAGGAACTGCTCCTGGCTCAGGACGCCATCCCCTACATCGCCGTGGCCGGCCGCAAGGGCGGGTCGAGCCTGGCCGCCAGCGTCGTCAACGCCCTGCTCATCCTCGCCGCCGGGTAACGTCCGCCGCAAAAAAAACCGCCCCGGCCGGACGTTCGGCAGGGGCGGTTCGCATTTTCTGGCCCAGGCCCTTCAGACTTCTTCGACAATGCTCATGGACACGTTCAGGACGATGTCCGAAACCCTCTCCTGGAAGCCGCGCATGTGCCCCGAGCGCAGGTGCCTTTCCAGGGCGGGTCGGCTGGCCCATCTTTCCACGATGGTCACGCTGTCCGGGTCGTAGCGCTGGCTGTCCATGCCCATGCGCACGTCCCGGGTGGGGAAGTAGTCCAGGCAGCCGGCCTCCTGGCGCACCAGCGTCGCCAGTTCGCGGAATTCGCGCAGGAAGAGCGGGGATTGTCCGGGCTTCAGGGCGACGCGCGCCGTGACGTGAATCATGCGTCCTCCTTGCGGGCGGCCTGGCCGCTCAGCAGATAGACGCCGAAGATCACGGCCACGCAGCCCGTGGCGAAGCAGAAGAGGCCCGCCCCGGCCTTCAGCAGGAAAAGGGGCAGATGCAGGTGGCGATACAGAACGGAGCGTTCGGGCCTGTTCGGGTCCACCAGCACGGTCACGGTGCGGTTTT includes the following:
- a CDS encoding hybrid sensor histidine kinase/response regulator, with the protein product MNTESTHLPESAEHLARLVAELDEARRQAETASRVKSQFLANFSHEIRTPMNAIIGMTDVVLNTKLAAEQRRALNIVKTASEALLDLINGVLDLSKIEAGQFELEPRDFDLRAAIERTVGTLGLTAAEKGLELVCLLPCDLPREVRGDPIRLRQILINLLGNALKFTPSGHVCCSCEVAEVREDSCLLRFRVEDTGIGIPPDKLSAIFEDFTQVDSSSTRVYGGTGLGLSIARKLVRLMGGDINVESAPGQGSAFEFTARMGLVAPADTTHAGVFDNAAKVLVVANNRLIRRQVRRLLEFWGLPCETAECMDCLGLEGEGFDLVILDTDFGDFACMELMDPGGTLHGKPTIVLTQIGDRSVTVGPGGVKAVLAKPLMQDELLKALAGVFGLRLELASDEPTGEELTSLRPLEILLVDDVPTNRELAELLLRRMGQSMHHARDGLDALTMLGRHTYDLVFMDLQMPVMDGFTATQVIRACEQGRPAPTDLDGSILIRALREKIEGTFTPIVAMTAHSLLEDKQRCMDIGMNGYLTKPLRAEEVHAVLGTFAGSVDGTEALAAQSAPGQAGHDVLATTDEAAPSDSVCGRGCFERILAALSAQYELERDEAMPLVQSLLDSLTEHSAGLEVCLAGADVAEAGRHAHAVKGLLLNMGLTPEGLAAKEVEDLARAGTDFKSFSPAAGNLLDLTAGIMAELGSALNDHKEAT
- a CDS encoding AMIN domain-containing protein, which produces MNTLPIRVAVFLFCIFAACPTGAFSAEPETIRHKVVAGDTIRGLILETNCISSMSEYTRAREAFAGLNPGLSHSEMLKPGTEVPVPVLFRNKGCLDFREQRVVRVDFESRGNMEKVFVYLDGPVLPDVFTLRQTQPVRVVCDFDGALPEAGLQRDVDVQGRMIRRIRLGHEDKPFKRARVVLDVDDAVAGRVELEFFEQTSLFVLTIHEAAKN
- a CDS encoding precorrin-8X methylmutase, which codes for MYVHVPPEEIEPRSLAIIDAEVPEPRPFAGEQWAVARRMVHTTADFDLLNHIRFHPDAVRAGMNALRAGADIVTDTRMALSGIPARRLTPLGCAARCLMDEPRVAARAKAEGVTRAWAAVDEVMDCGGADIFVIGNAPTALYRLLERVALGARPPKLVVGMPVGFVNAAESKELLLAQDAIPYIAVAGRKGGSSLAASVVNALLILAAG
- a CDS encoding putative quinol monooxygenase, which gives rise to MIHVTARVALKPGQSPLFLREFRELATLVRQEAGCLDYFPTRDVRMGMDSQRYDPDSVTIVERWASRPALERHLRSGHMRGFQERVSDIVLNVSMSIVEEV